In Cynocephalus volans isolate mCynVol1 chromosome 3, mCynVol1.pri, whole genome shotgun sequence, one DNA window encodes the following:
- the LOC134371601 gene encoding cytochrome P450 2W1 yields MALLLLGLLGLLGLWGLLCACARYPFPAHRWPPGPRPLPLIGNLHLLRVSQQDRSLMQLSEQYGPVFTVHLGRQKTVVLTGYEAVREALVGTRQELANRPPIAIFQLIQQGGGIFFSSGAPWRAARQFTVRTLHSLGVGREPMADKVLQELRCLMGQLDGYRGRPFPLALLGWAPSNITFTLLFGQRFDYQDPVFVSLLGLIDEVMVLLGSPRLQLFNIYPWLGALLQLHRPILRKIEEVRTILRILLEARQPSKPQGLPVQSYADALIQQGQGNDPEGLFAKANIVACTLDMVMAGTETTSATLQWAVLLMVKHSGVQGRVQEELDRVLGPGRLPRPEDQQVLPYTNAVLHEVQRYITLLPHVPRCTAADTQLGGYLLPKGTPVIPLLTSVLLDKTQWETPSQFNPGHFLDTDGHFVKRSAFLPFSAGCRVCVGESLARTELFLLFAGLLQRYRLLPPPGVSPSTLDTTPAPAFTMRPRAQVLCAVPRP; encoded by the exons ATGGCCCTGCTGCTCCTGGGGCTCCTGGGGCTCCTGGGGCTTTGGGGGCTGCTCTGTGCCTGTGCCCGATACCCCTTTCCGGCCCATCGGTGGCCCCCGGGGCCTCGCCCACTGCCACTTATCGGGAACCTGCACTTGCTGCGTGTGTCGCAACAGGACCGGTCACTGATGCAG CTCTCGGAACAGTATGGGCCGGTGTTCACTGTCCACCTGGGGCGCCAGAAGACGGTGGTGCTGACTGGCTACGAGGCGGTGAGGGAGGCCCTGGTGGGCACCAGGCAGGAGCTGGCCAACCGGCCCCCCATCGCCATCTTCCAGCTCATCCAACAAGGCGGGG GCATCTTCTTCTCGTCAGGGGCGCCCTGGAGGGCCGCCCGCCAGTTCACTGTGCGCACCCTGCACAGCCTGGGTGTGGGGCGGGAACCCATGGCTGACAAGGTTCTACAGGAGCTGAGGTGCCTCATGGGGCAGCTGGATGGCTACAGAG GCCGACCCTTCCCCCTGGCCCTGCTTGGCTGGGCTCCCTCCAACATCACTTTCACACTCCTCTTCGGCCAGCGGTTTGACTACCAGGATCCTGTGTTTGTGTCTCTGCTGGGCCTCATTGATGAGGTCATGGTCCTCTTGGGGTCCCCCAGACTGCAG CTGTTCAACATCTACCCCTGGCTTGGGGCCTTGCTCCAGCTGCACCGGCCCATCCTGCGCAAGATTGAGGAGGTACGCACCATCCTGAGGATCCTCCTGGAGGCACGGCAGCCCTCCAAGCCCCAGGGGCTCCCAGTGCAGAGCTACGCGGATGCCCTGATCCAGCAGGGCCAG GGGAATGACCCTGAGGGACTGTTTGCCAAGGCCAACATAGTGGCCTGTACCCTGGACATGGTCATGGCTGGCACAGAGACCACCTCGGCCACGCTGCAGTGGGCTGTCCTCCTGATGGTCAAGCACTCGGGTGTGCAGG GCCGGGTGCAGGAGGAGCTGGACCGTGTGTTGGGCCCTGGGCGGCTTCCCCGGCCGGAGGACCAGCAGGTGCTGCCCTACACCAACGCGGTGCTCCACGAGGTGCAGCGGTACATCACCCTCCTGCCCCATGTGCCCCGTTGCACGGCGGCTGACACCCAGCTAGGCGGCTACCTGCTCCCCAAG GGCACGCCTGTGATCCCCCTCCTGACCTCGGTGCTCCTGGACAAGACGCAATGGGAGACTCCAAGCCAGTTCAACCCGGGCCACTTCCTGGACACAGATGGGCACTTTGTGAAGCGGTCGGCCTTCCTGCCTTTCTCCGCAG GCTGCCGTGTCTGTGTCGGGGAGAGCCTGGCCAGGACTGAGCTGTTTCTGCTGTTCGCTGGCCTCCTCCAGAGGTACCGCCTGCTGCCCCCGCCCGGCGTCAGCCCCTCCACCCTGGACACCACGCCCGCCCCCGCCTTCACCATGCGGCCACGGGCCCAGGTGCTGTGTGCAGTGCCCAGACCCTAG